Proteins encoded by one window of Mariniplasma anaerobium:
- a CDS encoding deoxyribonuclease IV gives MVKIGSHVSMSGDDMFLASVQEAASYKANALMVYTGAPQNTRRKDTSLLKVQEALTYMQEIGFDPHNVVVHAPYIMNLANPSEEKRAFAVSFLTEEIKRTAYMHADQIVLHPGSAVGKDRPQAIKWISEGLNEVIENTKDLKVKIALETMAGKGNEVGKTFEELKEIIDLIDHKDRVSVCFDTCHTHDAGYDVKNDFDSVIKHFDKVVGASYISVFHINDSKNEKGASKDRHENIGFGHIGYDALMKVVYHKDFLDIPKILETPYIEKNAPYLEEIQMIRDKKFDPNLKEKIEEKS, from the coding sequence ATGGTAAAAATCGGTAGTCATGTATCCATGTCTGGTGACGATATGTTTTTAGCTTCAGTTCAAGAAGCAGCTAGTTATAAAGCAAATGCATTAATGGTTTATACAGGTGCACCACAAAATACAAGAAGAAAAGATACTAGTCTTTTAAAAGTCCAAGAAGCACTTACGTATATGCAAGAGATAGGTTTTGATCCACACAATGTTGTTGTTCATGCACCATATATTATGAATCTAGCAAATCCTAGTGAAGAAAAAAGAGCATTTGCAGTTTCATTCTTAACTGAAGAAATTAAAAGAACTGCATATATGCATGCAGATCAAATCGTATTACATCCTGGAAGTGCTGTTGGAAAAGATAGACCTCAAGCCATCAAATGGATTTCTGAAGGTTTGAATGAAGTGATTGAAAACACAAAAGATTTAAAAGTGAAAATTGCTTTAGAGACAATGGCTGGTAAAGGTAATGAAGTTGGTAAAACATTTGAAGAATTAAAAGAAATTATTGATCTCATTGATCATAAAGATAGAGTTAGTGTATGTTTTGACACTTGTCATACGCATGATGCTGGATATGATGTAAAAAATGATTTTGATAGTGTTATTAAACATTTTGACAAAGTTGTCGGCGCATCATATATATCAGTATTTCATATTAATGATTCAAAAAATGAAAAAGGTGCAAGTAAAGATAGACATGAAAATATTGGCTTTGGTCATATTGGATATGATGCACTTATGAAAGTTGTTTATCATAAAGATTTCTTAGATATTCCAAAAATATTAGAAACACCCTATATAGAAAAAAATGCACCATATTTGGAAGAAATCCAAATGATAAGAGATAAAAAGTTTGATCCAAATTTAAAAGAAAAAATTGAAGAAAAATCATAA
- a CDS encoding DEAD/DEAH box helicase, which translates to MYIKEKLKQLGYETTTPIQDGVFSHIDHKKHLVGLAPTGTGKTHAYLLPILERLNLEQQEIQAIIIVPTNELVIQVHQMLLEIDDRFIVKAYYGGSDKQREISWLKKAQPHIVIATPNRLKLFAIDEQVLKFKKTKYFVLDEADMMFDEDFMSFIDQVLPMLLQAKIMLFSATITSQMQPFIQSYFGQYDLIDTTKDHDLDIEYQLINIKYQDRLESLKKVIANINPFTCFIFVSKKENQDIVYEALHEMGLNVISFKSSLGVKRRKQVIEEIKAHRYQYVVTSDLGARGLDFEISHVIHFDLPHHLEFFMHRSGRTGRMHSSGKVITFLSVYDHRKVEKLRKLVDFKEYIITNEGLIKKQRKAKTISDAEKQAIKSIKKPGRVKPNYKKKNKIEVQTAKKQARRNELYGKNR; encoded by the coding sequence ATGTATATAAAAGAAAAACTTAAACAATTAGGATATGAAACAACGACACCCATTCAAGATGGTGTTTTTAGTCATATCGATCATAAAAAACACTTAGTTGGACTCGCTCCAACAGGTACGGGTAAAACGCATGCTTATTTACTACCTATTTTAGAAAGATTAAATCTTGAACAACAAGAAATTCAAGCAATCATTATCGTTCCAACTAATGAACTTGTTATTCAAGTTCATCAAATGTTATTGGAAATTGATGATCGATTTATTGTAAAAGCTTATTATGGTGGTAGTGACAAACAAAGAGAAATAAGTTGGTTAAAAAAAGCACAACCACACATTGTTATTGCAACGCCAAATAGATTAAAATTATTTGCGATTGATGAACAAGTCTTGAAATTTAAGAAAACTAAGTATTTTGTACTAGATGAAGCAGATATGATGTTTGACGAAGATTTCATGAGCTTTATCGATCAAGTTCTACCTATGTTACTTCAAGCAAAAATTATGCTTTTTTCTGCGACTATAACAAGTCAAATGCAACCTTTTATTCAATCTTATTTTGGACAATATGATTTAATAGATACAACAAAAGATCATGATTTAGATATTGAATATCAACTAATCAATATCAAATATCAAGATAGACTAGAAAGTTTGAAAAAAGTAATTGCAAATATTAATCCATTTACATGTTTTATTTTCGTTAGTAAAAAAGAAAATCAAGATATAGTTTATGAAGCATTGCATGAAATGGGATTAAATGTTATTAGTTTTAAATCAAGCTTAGGTGTCAAAAGAAGAAAACAAGTCATAGAAGAAATTAAAGCACATAGATATCAATATGTTGTTACATCAGATCTTGGAGCAAGAGGGCTTGATTTTGAAATATCACATGTGATTCACTTTGATCTCCCACATCATTTAGAATTCTTTATGCATAGAAGTGGTAGAACAGGTAGAATGCATAGTTCTGGTAAAGTAATCACTTTCTTAAGTGTATATGATCATAGAAAAGTAGAAAAACTTAGAAAACTTGTTGATTTTAAAGAGTATATCATTACAAATGAAGGACTCATTAAAAAACAACGTAAAGCAAAAACGATTTCTGATGCTGAAAAACAAGCTATCAAATCTATTAAAAAACCAGGTAGAGTTAAACCTAACTATAAAAAGAAGAACAAAATAGAAGTACAAACAGCAAAAAAACAAGCTAGGAGGAATGAACTATATGGTAAAAATCGGTAG
- the ispH gene encoding 4-hydroxy-3-methylbut-2-enyl diphosphate reductase: MKVIELTPRGYCHGVLNAMAMVKKVVKTPSYPRPIYILGQIVHNQKITDAFKEYGVISLDQKGKTRVEMLDEINEGTVIFTAHGISRKAIDKAKEKGLTYLNATCRDVLKVHHAVEKKLAEGYKVIYIGHRNHPEPEAVLDIDSSILFVENEKDALLLPNDLVNEKVFVTNQTTLSLYDIESVLKIIESKYPDYVFDNEICNATLVRQQAVMDQEVVDLMLVVGDTLSSNSNKLAQVSKKAKSIPSHLIAGIEDINLDWLSDISSVSVTSGASTPTKVTEEVIAFLKQYKKDDPNTWHHQTQLKEQDVL; the protein is encoded by the coding sequence ATGAAAGTAATTGAATTAACACCAAGAGGCTATTGCCATGGTGTTTTAAATGCAATGGCTATGGTTAAAAAAGTAGTTAAAACCCCTTCTTATCCACGGCCAATATATATATTAGGACAAATTGTTCACAATCAAAAAATAACAGATGCCTTTAAAGAATATGGTGTCATTTCTCTAGATCAAAAAGGCAAAACAAGAGTTGAGATGCTTGATGAAATTAATGAAGGAACAGTTATTTTTACAGCGCATGGTATTAGTAGAAAAGCCATTGATAAAGCCAAAGAAAAAGGATTGACTTATCTTAATGCAACTTGTAGAGATGTATTAAAAGTTCATCATGCTGTTGAAAAAAAATTAGCAGAAGGATATAAAGTCATCTATATAGGGCATCGTAATCATCCTGAACCAGAAGCTGTTTTGGATATTGATTCATCTATTTTATTTGTTGAAAATGAAAAAGATGCACTTTTACTACCTAATGACTTAGTCAATGAGAAAGTTTTTGTAACTAATCAAACAACTTTATCTTTATACGATATTGAATCAGTTTTAAAAATTATTGAATCAAAATATCCAGACTATGTTTTTGATAATGAAATTTGTAACGCAACTTTAGTTAGACAACAAGCTGTTATGGATCAAGAAGTTGTTGATTTAATGTTAGTTGTTGGCGACACTTTAAGTTCTAATTCAAATAAACTAGCTCAAGTATCTAAAAAAGCAAAATCAATACCTTCTCACTTAATAGCTGGTATAGAAGATATCAATCTTGATTGGCTTTCTGATATTAGTTCAGTAAGTGTAACTTCTGGAGCATCTACACCTACAAAAGTCACTGAAGAAGTCATAGCATTTTTAAAACAATATAAAAAAGATGATCCCAATACATGGCATCATCAAACTCAATTAAAAGAACAGGACGTTTTATAA
- a CDS encoding Y-family DNA polymerase, with the protein MKNNVKIIFHIDLNAFFCSCAVIKEPYLKDKVFVVGGSSTSRRGVVSTSNYLARKHGIHSAMNMNDAFRLYPKLVVVPIEFKLYRKYSHIFFEYLKTYSDLMLPGSIDEAYVDMTEASKTKHPLELAKEIQQGLYEKHKLPCSIGIAPTLFLAKMASDMQKPMGITVLRKKDIVNKLFNLPIKDMFGIGKKTYPRLMDLGIMTIGDFTKESHKDKILTIMSEQSYQNYLEHILGKSSDIIDPDKYGIAKSISNETTFNYPMDEFDAVFEIIVDQLKTSYQRLVKDELVCRTVGIRLRDTDFNTITRSITFDDYTDDYDIIHDHILNLFEKHYENQPIRLAGVSLSQILQKKDLKIDITLFNYQEFTKREEKLFKKH; encoded by the coding sequence ATGAAAAACAACGTTAAAATCATATTTCATATCGATTTAAATGCCTTTTTTTGTAGTTGTGCAGTTATTAAAGAGCCATATCTAAAAGATAAAGTGTTTGTCGTCGGTGGGTCGTCAACTTCCAGAAGAGGCGTTGTCTCAACATCTAACTATTTAGCTAGAAAACATGGCATCCATTCTGCAATGAATATGAATGATGCTTTTAGACTTTATCCTAAATTGGTTGTTGTTCCTATTGAGTTTAAATTGTATAGAAAATACTCTCATATATTTTTTGAATATTTAAAAACCTATTCAGATTTAATGCTACCTGGATCCATTGATGAAGCATATGTGGATATGACTGAGGCTTCAAAAACTAAACATCCTTTGGAACTTGCAAAGGAGATACAACAAGGTCTTTATGAAAAACATAAACTACCCTGTTCAATTGGGATTGCGCCAACATTATTTCTTGCTAAAATGGCATCTGATATGCAAAAACCAATGGGCATTACTGTTTTAAGAAAAAAAGACATTGTCAATAAACTATTTAATCTTCCAATTAAAGATATGTTTGGCATAGGAAAGAAAACCTATCCAAGACTTATGGATTTAGGGATTATGACAATTGGAGACTTCACTAAAGAAAGTCATAAAGATAAAATATTAACAATTATGAGTGAGCAATCATATCAAAATTATTTAGAGCATATTTTAGGTAAGAGTAGTGATATCATTGATCCAGATAAATATGGGATTGCTAAATCAATTAGTAATGAAACAACGTTTAATTATCCGATGGATGAGTTTGATGCAGTATTTGAAATAATCGTAGATCAACTTAAAACATCTTACCAAAGATTAGTTAAAGATGAATTAGTTTGTAGAACAGTAGGTATTAGATTAAGAGATACTGATTTTAATACAATAACTCGATCTATAACTTTTGATGACTATACCGATGATTATGATATTATTCATGATCATATCTTAAATTTATTTGAAAAGCATTATGAAAATCAGCCTATACGTCTAGCTGGAGTATCTTTATCACAAATCTTGCAAAAAAAGGATTTGAAAATTGATATTACGTTATTTAACTATCAAGAATTTACAAAAAGAGAAGAAAAGCTATTTAAAAAGCATTAA
- the recN gene encoding DNA repair protein RecN: protein MIRSLKVSHFALIEDLEITFDDGLTALTGETGAGKTIILESLHLLFGKRSDQTMIRYGEQKAVVIGEFELTTYQQELLGLNQFITVRRDVDASGRHQMKINDETVTLNKLREIMLTLGDIHQQNDSMTLFDKSYYLSFIDQVDQHKIDEILNAYLIKRSNYIDKKSEFTKLKNKKQESVEKQSFLEYQIKELDAYQLIPDEKQNLEEELNKLKNYDKIMNQFHEAYEYLDGEAHQIDHIYEAALSLEKIKDIDQAYHDMFDRLSSSYYEIDDVKSILYQQIENLDFDQEHFNFMQQRHYDLEKIEQKYQKDINDLIDYTHEIKKELLMITDFDQYLKEAQKEVDDAFDKAFEVGLKLSNLRKKLAKKLASEMIEELKDLDLDKSIFDIIFDPIDKLETQLLESGLDQVEFMISLNEGEPVKPLAKVASGGERARFMFALKSVYAKANRLSMLVLDEIDIGISGRTAAKVAQKMKDLSKNMQLIVITHLPQVAAKADHHYGIHKIKENQRMVTHINRLDMNERIEMIALMLSDEKLSHFAIEQAKMLLNH, encoded by the coding sequence ATGATAAGATCATTAAAAGTTAGTCATTTTGCGTTAATTGAAGATCTTGAAATCACTTTTGATGATGGGCTTACAGCACTTACAGGTGAAACTGGTGCTGGGAAAACCATTATTTTAGAATCGCTTCATTTATTGTTTGGTAAAAGAAGTGATCAAACGATGATTCGATATGGCGAACAAAAAGCTGTAGTTATCGGAGAATTCGAATTAACTACATATCAACAAGAACTTCTTGGACTCAATCAATTTATCACTGTTAGACGTGATGTAGATGCAAGTGGTCGCCATCAAATGAAAATCAATGATGAAACAGTCACCTTAAATAAGCTTAGAGAAATTATGTTAACTTTAGGTGATATTCATCAACAAAATGATTCTATGACATTATTTGATAAGAGTTATTACTTAAGTTTTATCGACCAAGTAGATCAACATAAAATTGATGAGATATTAAATGCTTATTTAATTAAAAGAAGCAATTATATTGATAAGAAAAGTGAATTTACAAAATTAAAAAATAAAAAACAAGAGTCTGTAGAAAAACAGTCTTTTTTAGAATATCAAATTAAAGAACTTGATGCTTACCAACTTATACCTGATGAAAAACAAAATTTAGAAGAAGAATTAAATAAACTAAAAAACTATGATAAAATAATGAATCAATTTCATGAAGCATATGAGTATCTGGATGGTGAAGCACATCAAATTGATCATATTTATGAAGCAGCCCTTTCATTAGAAAAAATAAAGGACATCGATCAAGCATATCATGATATGTTTGATAGACTATCTTCTAGTTATTATGAAATTGATGATGTTAAATCAATTTTATATCAACAAATAGAAAATTTAGACTTTGATCAAGAGCATTTTAATTTCATGCAACAAAGACATTATGATTTAGAAAAAATTGAACAGAAATATCAAAAAGATATCAATGATTTAATTGATTATACACATGAAATAAAAAAAGAACTTTTAATGATTACAGATTTTGATCAATATTTAAAAGAAGCACAAAAAGAAGTTGATGATGCCTTTGATAAAGCATTTGAAGTTGGATTAAAGTTAAGTAATTTAAGAAAAAAACTTGCTAAAAAATTAGCAAGTGAAATGATAGAAGAATTAAAAGATTTAGATTTAGACAAATCTATTTTTGATATTATCTTTGATCCAATTGATAAACTTGAAACTCAATTATTAGAATCGGGATTAGATCAAGTTGAATTCATGATTTCTTTAAATGAAGGCGAACCAGTCAAGCCATTAGCAAAAGTTGCAAGTGGTGGCGAGCGTGCAAGATTTATGTTTGCATTAAAAAGCGTCTATGCAAAAGCAAATCGTCTTTCTATGTTAGTCTTAGATGAAATCGATATTGGAATTAGTGGACGTACAGCAGCAAAAGTTGCACAAAAGATGAAAGATTTATCAAAAAATATGCAATTAATTGTCATTACTCATCTACCTCAGGTAGCTGCAAAAGCAGATCATCATTACGGTATCCATAAAATAAAAGAGAACCAAAGAATGGTTACGCATATCAATAGACTTGATATGAATGAACGCATTGAAATGATTGCTCTTATGTTAAGTGATGAAAAATTAAGTCATTTTGCTATTGAACAAGCCAAAATGTTGTTAAATCATTAG
- a CDS encoding TlyA family RNA methyltransferase, which yields MRLDQYMVSKELVKSRSQATDYIKRGLVLVNDKEIFKPGYQVNDTDLIKCIEKAHFVSRAGEKLHHALIEFDMKLDGKIVMDIGSSTGGFTECSLKQGASLVYAYDVGTDQMDIELKKDKRIKLFEQTNILDVDVPKVDVCLIDVSFTSILPILNHLKGFDKEMVALIKPQFEAGHNHFKGVIKDKKMYKNILNHVIFEIDQMGYHIINLKKAHIKGKKGNQEYVLHIDGSKYSHKDFKEMIGEVL from the coding sequence GTGAGACTTGATCAATATATGGTTTCAAAAGAACTTGTAAAATCTAGATCTCAGGCCACGGATTATATAAAACGTGGTCTTGTTTTAGTTAATGACAAAGAAATTTTTAAGCCAGGATATCAAGTAAATGACACTGATTTGATAAAATGTATTGAAAAAGCACATTTCGTTAGCCGTGCAGGGGAAAAGTTGCATCATGCTCTTATCGAATTTGATATGAAGCTCGATGGTAAAATAGTCATGGACATAGGCTCATCTACTGGTGGATTTACAGAGTGTTCTTTAAAACAAGGAGCATCATTAGTTTACGCATATGATGTGGGAACTGATCAAATGGATATTGAGCTCAAAAAAGATAAACGTATTAAACTATTTGAACAAACAAATATATTGGATGTAGATGTACCAAAGGTAGATGTATGTTTAATTGATGTATCATTTACGTCAATTTTACCTATTCTAAATCACTTAAAAGGTTTTGACAAGGAAATGGTTGCCTTAATAAAACCACAATTTGAGGCAGGGCATAATCATTTTAAAGGTGTTATTAAAGATAAAAAAATGTATAAAAACATTTTAAATCATGTAATTTTTGAAATTGATCAGATGGGATATCACATCATTAACTTAAAAAAAGCCCATATTAAAGGCAAAAAAGGTAATCAAGAATATGTTTTGCATATAGATGGTAGCAAATATAGCCATAAAGATTTTAAAGAGATGATTGGAGAAGTTTTATGA
- the dxs gene encoding 1-deoxy-D-xylulose-5-phosphate synthase, protein MNLFDIKDPTFLKNLSLTELEDLSEDIRSFLIESLKKTGGHLSSNLGTVELIIALHYVFNSPKDAIIFDVGHQAYTHKILTGRAKEFESLRQTDGLSGYINYKESIHDMWESGHAGTAMSALYGLLYAKMMKNEDGEGIAVIGDASIMNGMSVEALNLLGNDPNKRGIIILNDNQMSISKSVGSLSKALIRFRSNKVVIKSKRIWQRILPDIILRILSRIKRSVRTLLQRKNIFEDLGYMYIGPIDGHDLKGLIYNLKRISKIKKSVVLHIITDKGKGHKDAENDSIGTYHGVSKVSHKVKEGITWSQCIAAGLDQLQTFKETFVIMPAMTVGTKMDNFEKKYPNRYFDIGIAEEHGATMAAMMAHQGVPVFYPLYATFSQRAFDQILNDIARSNHHVVFGIDRAGIVGEDGSTHQGLFDVSMFGLMPNFVITMPYDAQEAFDLLYYGFVNQSHPFVIRYPRGRVSHDIKEDIKFNTIKPVWTYFKKGIDPLVLIGYGPSLDLLKDAADQSGIDATIINARFIKPIDEHMLKDILSKDVKVLVYEEASNIGGLYPMILKYMAKHELKHKIVEMSITDMVVEHGHYQDVLKKCHMDKDSIIKHIKDLMK, encoded by the coding sequence ATGAATCTTTTTGACATCAAAGATCCTACTTTTTTAAAAAACTTAAGTCTTACTGAATTAGAAGACTTAAGTGAAGATATTAGATCTTTTTTGATTGAATCATTAAAAAAAACAGGTGGTCATCTAAGCTCCAATTTAGGAACAGTCGAATTAATTATTGCGTTGCACTATGTATTTAATAGTCCAAAAGACGCAATTATTTTTGACGTGGGTCATCAAGCATATACGCATAAAATATTAACTGGTAGAGCAAAAGAGTTTGAAAGTTTAAGACAAACTGATGGGTTATCTGGATATATCAATTATAAAGAGTCAATACATGACATGTGGGAAAGTGGACATGCAGGAACTGCGATGTCTGCACTATATGGTCTTTTATATGCAAAAATGATGAAAAATGAAGATGGTGAAGGTATAGCCGTTATTGGAGATGCATCCATCATGAATGGTATGAGCGTAGAAGCACTTAATTTGTTGGGTAATGATCCTAATAAAAGAGGGATTATCATTTTAAATGATAATCAAATGAGTATATCAAAAAGTGTTGGTTCTTTATCAAAAGCACTCATAAGATTTAGAAGTAACAAAGTTGTTATTAAATCTAAAAGAATATGGCAACGTATATTGCCTGATATTATATTAAGAATATTATCTAGAATAAAAAGAAGTGTTAGAACTTTATTACAAAGAAAAAACATATTTGAAGATCTAGGATATATGTATATTGGTCCAATTGATGGGCATGATTTAAAAGGTTTAATTTATAACTTAAAACGCATTTCTAAAATTAAAAAAAGTGTTGTCCTTCATATTATCACAGATAAAGGAAAAGGGCATAAGGATGCGGAAAACGACAGTATTGGGACGTATCATGGAGTCTCTAAAGTCTCTCATAAAGTTAAAGAAGGTATTACATGGAGTCAGTGTATTGCTGCTGGATTAGATCAACTACAAACATTTAAAGAAACATTTGTTATTATGCCTGCAATGACAGTTGGAACTAAGATGGATAATTTTGAAAAGAAATATCCAAATCGATATTTTGATATTGGTATAGCAGAAGAACATGGAGCAACCATGGCTGCCATGATGGCACATCAAGGTGTGCCAGTATTCTATCCACTTTATGCCACATTTAGTCAACGAGCATTTGATCAAATATTAAATGATATTGCTCGATCAAATCATCACGTAGTATTTGGTATTGATAGAGCAGGTATTGTTGGTGAAGATGGATCAACACATCAAGGTTTATTTGATGTATCTATGTTTGGATTAATGCCTAATTTTGTAATTACGATGCCTTATGATGCACAAGAAGCATTTGATTTATTATATTATGGTTTTGTGAATCAAAGTCATCCATTTGTTATTAGATATCCAAGAGGTAGAGTTTCACATGATATAAAAGAAGACATTAAATTTAACACTATAAAACCAGTATGGACATATTTTAAAAAAGGCATTGATCCACTTGTATTAATTGGGTATGGTCCAAGTTTGGATTTATTAAAAGATGCAGCTGATCAATCAGGTATTGATGCTACAATCATTAATGCAAGATTTATTAAACCAATTGATGAACATATGTTAAAAGATATATTGAGTAAAGATGTTAAAGTTCTTGTTTATGAAGAAGCATCTAATATTGGTGGATTATATCCAATGATATTAAAATATATGGCAAAACATGAACTTAAACATAAAATAGTAGAAATGTCTATTACAGATATGGTTGTTGAACATGGACATTACCAAGATGTATTAAAGAAATGTCATATGGATAAAGATTCCATTATTAAACATATAAAGGATTTGATGAAGTGA
- the xseB gene encoding exodeoxyribonuclease VII small subunit: MAEKNFETLLKELEEVVKDLENKEIPLDEAVKKYQLGLELSKACYNMLEGAEKLVVKEIK, translated from the coding sequence ATGGCAGAGAAAAATTTTGAAACGCTTCTAAAGGAATTAGAAGAAGTCGTTAAAGATTTAGAAAACAAAGAGATACCACTAGATGAAGCAGTAAAAAAATATCAATTAGGATTGGAACTTTCTAAAGCATGTTATAACATGTTAGAAGGTGCAGAAAAACTAGTTGTTAAGGAAATCAAGTAA
- the xseA gene encoding exodeoxyribonuclease VII large subunit, with product MDQIYLTVSALTKYIKTKLEGDKHLVHILIKGELSNFKRHSRGHFYFTLKDEGASISCIMFSRDTNSVAFDPKEGDHVLVEGRMSVYEPSGSYSIQVRKLTLDGIGELYLKYEKLKKDLETKGYFDVSHKKEIPKYPKKIGVITSPTGAVIEDIKNTVSRRYLLAEIHLYPALVQGPDSSKSIKHQIELANKLNEVDVLIVGRGGGSIEDLWGFNEIETIEAIYQSKIPIITAIGHETDYTISDFVGDLRAPTPSAAAELATPNKSDLLDKIDDYQYQIGKQFQIYLEKLNTSLLYLDQRLDRLSPTSKLEELKKSLERLNSDLGKQFSYILEDKKQKVLYLTDRVKNPIEKINYLKEKQVQLEYLLYQHMNSILISKQNSFASLTKALNALSPLRLMDKGYAMIKRDKQILTTIKDIKLNDEIEIELKDGYIYTEVKRKKEK from the coding sequence TTGGACCAAATATATTTAACCGTAAGTGCTTTAACTAAATATATTAAGACTAAACTTGAAGGTGATAAACACCTTGTTCATATTTTAATTAAAGGTGAATTATCCAACTTTAAACGCCACAGTAGAGGGCATTTTTACTTTACATTAAAAGATGAAGGCGCATCAATTAGTTGTATTATGTTTTCAAGAGATACAAATAGTGTTGCATTTGATCCAAAAGAAGGCGATCATGTCTTAGTTGAAGGAAGAATGAGTGTGTATGAACCAAGTGGATCTTATTCTATACAAGTTAGAAAACTAACGCTTGATGGTATTGGTGAACTTTATTTAAAATATGAAAAATTAAAAAAAGATTTAGAAACTAAAGGCTACTTTGATGTTTCACATAAAAAAGAAATTCCTAAATACCCAAAAAAGATTGGTGTCATCACATCACCAACTGGTGCAGTGATTGAAGATATAAAAAACACTGTATCTAGAAGATATTTATTAGCTGAAATTCATTTATATCCAGCTTTAGTACAAGGACCAGATTCTTCTAAAAGTATTAAACATCAAATAGAACTAGCAAATAAATTAAATGAAGTCGATGTTTTAATTGTTGGACGTGGTGGTGGATCTATTGAAGATCTATGGGGATTTAATGAGATTGAAACTATAGAAGCTATCTATCAATCGAAAATTCCGATTATCACTGCCATTGGACATGAGACAGATTACACTATATCAGATTTTGTAGGTGATCTAAGAGCTCCAACACCTAGTGCTGCAGCTGAACTTGCTACACCTAATAAAAGTGATTTACTAGACAAAATAGACGATTATCAGTATCAAATAGGTAAACAGTTTCAAATCTATTTAGAAAAACTAAATACTTCGCTTTTATATCTTGATCAAAGATTAGATAGATTATCTCCAACTAGTAAGTTAGAAGAATTGAAAAAAAGCCTTGAACGTTTAAATTCTGATTTAGGCAAACAATTTAGTTATATACTAGAAGATAAAAAACAAAAAGTATTGTATTTAACAGATAGAGTTAAAAATCCTATTGAAAAAATTAATTACTTAAAAGAAAAACAAGTTCAATTAGAATATTTGTTATATCAACATATGAATTCAATACTTATCTCTAAACAAAATAGTTTTGCGTCTTTAACAAAAGCATTAAATGCATTATCTCCATTAAGATTAATGGATAAAGGATATGCAATGATTAAAAGAGATAAACAAATCTTAACAACCATTAAAGATATCAAATTAAATGATGAAATTGAAATTGAATTAAAAGATGGATATATATATACTGAAGTTAAACGAAAGAAGGAAAAATAA
- a CDS encoding transcription antitermination protein NusB yields the protein MLNEENRAIRVELMQVMYQFDLYQSEKIAFIPNFEHDQAEVMFHELVEMLTKIDQTIETNLYNYSLYRLSYLDRAIIRIATYELLARDIPVNIVIDEAIELTKIYSNLDDQKQHKFNNKVIDQIAKAIKG from the coding sequence ATGTTAAATGAAGAAAATCGCGCAATAAGAGTTGAATTGATGCAGGTCATGTATCAGTTTGATTTATATCAAAGTGAAAAAATAGCTTTTATTCCAAACTTTGAACACGACCAAGCAGAGGTTATGTTTCATGAATTGGTAGAAATGCTTACAAAAATAGATCAAACCATAGAAACTAATTTATATAATTATAGTTTATATCGTTTAAGTTATCTTGATCGTGCCATCATTAGAATTGCTACTTATGAACTTCTTGCAAGAGATATTCCAGTCAATATCGTTATTGATGAAGCAATAGAACTAACTAAAATTTATTCAAACTTAGATGACCAAAAACAACACAAATTTAATAATAAGGTTATCGATCAAATCGCAAAAGCCATAAAGGGATGA